TACCGTGTGAGCTGATTTCCGAATCCGGCGTAGACGGCGCCCGAGAGGTCAGGCGTGGGCGCCGCCGACGCTGCCGGCGAGAACACCAGAACGGCGCCAAGAGCGACGCCGGTCACAATGTGTGTCTTCATGGCTACACATCGTGCCCGCAAGTCGCTCAGAGACGTAGGAACGGCTCGCCGAAATGAGCGGTGGCGAGAATCGCCCGCTCGGCCCTCAACGCGCCGAGCACCTCCGCACGGGTGCGCGCGGCCGTCTCCTGGTCGTCGTCGTAGACGTACCGGATGGACGGGTCGTCGAGCTGGACGGGGTGGAGCACGAGGTCTCCGGTGATGGCCACGTCGCCGACCCTGGCGATCTGGTGGCCCGGGGTGTGGCCGGGCGCGAGGTGCACGTGGACGCCCGGCGAGACCTCGGCCTCGCCCTCGACGGCGTGCAGCTGATCCTTGATCGGGGTGAGCAGCCGGTCGAACACCGGGCCGCCCGCGGCGTCCAACTCGGCCTGCTGGAGCACGTATCGCGCGTTCTCGAACGCCGGCCTGCCGTCCACGACCACGCCGCCGGCATGGTCACTGTGGAGGTGCGTGAGGACGACCGTGCCGATCTCGGCGGGCGTGACGCCCGCGGCGGCCAGCTCACCGGCCAGCGTTCCCGGGACCGGCGCCCAGCTCGCGGCCGGTGAGTCCGCGCCACCGATGCCCGTGTCGACGAGGGTCAGGCGACCGGCCGCGTCGCGGATCAGATAGCAGTGGAAGTGCAGGTCCCACGGCCCATCCTGAAGCTCCGAACCGAGGAACATCTCGGCGAGCGGGCGGCGGATCGCCGCTCCCATGGGGCCCACGGCGTCGCAGAGCGGTGTCACCTCGACGCCGGAGACGGTTATAGGTGTATGTGGCACTCGCCCAGATTAGGCGGCCACCGGCTCCGCGGGAACGAACTCGTTCTCCAGGTCAGCGGCGTAGACGGCGCGGCAGCAGTGCGCGCACCTGTACATGATCGGGCCTTCGTCGAGCTCGTGGCGGCACTGCGGGCAGCGGTTGACGGTCTTCATGATGCTCCCCCAAGGAGTTCTGTTCGTTCTATGGAACCTTCACCGAGTTGCAGGGGTCCTGCATGCCACTTGACACGATGACGCTGCTTCGATGGGGGTTCTGTGCCCTCCGGTACACCGGGCGCGGTAATTTTCCTCGCAGTACGGTGCCGAGAAGAACATTGTCACGCGCCCCGTCCCGCGCCGGTGGGAGAAACTCCGAGAACGGCCCGGGAATAGCCCAAGAGGGCTAGGCGTTTACTGGGCCAGATGGTGTGGTATCTTGCCACCAAGCGTTGAGCTTCCGCTCCGCTGGTTCTTCATCTGAGTCTTGGCCCCCTGGGCCCGACTTCCTTCTTTCGCCACCGCGCCTTGCTCTGGTCAGGCGCGTCTCCCCCAAAGGGGTTCACCATGTCTGTACACATTCCTGAACAGCGTGCGGACGTACCCGTCCGCCAGGTCGAGGGCCTCCTGGACCTACGCGACAAGTCCGCGTTCATCCGGGCCGGCCAGCTGCCCGGCCCCGGCGACGTCCGCCTTCAGCCCGACAAGGTACGGCAGTTCGACCTGCGGCCCGGCGACCACGTCGTCGCGTCGTTCGCCGGCAACAAGCTCGTCGGCATCACGTCGGTCAACGGCGCCACGCAGTGGCGCGATCGGCCGCGGTTCGCCGAGCTGACACCCGTACATCCGACCGAGCGGCTCCACATCGAGACCGAGTCGCTCAGCACGCGCGTCGTCGACCTGTTCGCGCCCATCGGCAAGGGACAGCGCGGCCTCATCGTCGCGCCGCCCAAGGCCGGCAAGACCATGGTCCTGCAGGCGCTGGCCGCCGGGATCAGCCGCAACCACCCCGAGGTGCACCTCATGGTGGTCCTCGTGGGCGAGCGGCCCGAGGAGGTCACCGAGATGCGCGCCACGATCTCCGGCGAGATCTTCTCCTCGACCTTCGACCACCCCGACCGCGACCACGCCGCCGTCGCCGAGCTGGCCATCGAACGGGCCAAGCGGCTCGTGGAGTCCGGCCAGGACGTCGTGCTGCTGCTCGACTCGCTGACGCGGCTGGGGCGGGCGTACAACAACCTGGCGCCCGGCGGCGGCCGGGTGCTCACCGGCGGCATCGACGCCGGGGCGCTGTACCCGCCCAAGCGCTTCTTCGGCGCCGCCCGCAACGTCGAGGGCGGCGGCTCCCTCACCATCCTCGCCACCGCGCTGATCGACACGGGGTCGCGGATGGACAACAACCTGTACGAGGAGTTCAAGGGGACGGGGAACATGGAGCTGCACCTCGTCCGCGAGCTGGCCGAGCGCCGGCTGTTCCCGGCCGTGGACCTGGACGCCTCCGGGACCCGGCGCGAGGAGATCCTGTTGCACACGGAGGAGCGGCAGGTGGTGTGGCGGCTGCGGCGGATGCTGACGGGGCTGGAGAAGCAGCAAGGGCTCGAGGTCCTCATCGGCAAGCTCCGCACCACCCCCTCCAACGCCGCCTTCCTCCTCGAGGCCACCGCCGCCTGACTCCTGTGCCTCTCCTTCCCTTACGGCCCGCGCGGCGGCGGCGTGGAGCCCCGTCGGGAAGGGTCCCTGGGCGGTGGACGAGAATGGGCGGCATGCTGGCCGACATCGTCGAATACCTCGTCTGCCCCGTCTGCCGTGCCGGCGTGCGGCTCGACGCCGATGCGCTGCGGTGCGCCGACGGACATGCGTACGACGTCGCCAAGCAGGGCTACGTAAGCCTGCTCATAGGCAGCAAACCCCCGGGAACGGCCGACAGTCCCGAGATGGTGACCGCGAGGGCGCGATTTCTCGATGCGGGTCACTATGCACCGCTGCAAGACGCAGTGGCAGAAACCGTGCGAAAGTACGCGCGCGGCGAGAACGGTCCAGCAAAACGTGAGTACTCCACCGAAACGAATGACGGCGCGGAGTTGAGGGCGTACCGTGGGGCGGAAGTGGAGGCCGGTTACGGCGCGGGGCCACAACGTCTTGCGTACGAGCCGGAAATAACCGGCGGTCGGCGTCGCGCGGAAGGATGGGCCGCGCCGTTGATCGTCGATGCGGGCACGGGCACCGGGCACTACCTGGCGGCCGTGCTCAACGCGGTGGACGATGGCATCGGGATGGCGTTCGATGTGTCGAAGCACGCTGTACGCCGGGCGGCGCGGGTGCATCCCAGGGCAGGGGCGTTCGTGGCCGACGTGTGGCGCCCGCTCCCCATCAGGGACGGGGTGGCCGATGTGGTGATCGACGTGTTCGCGCCCAGGAACGGGCCCGAATTCAGGAGGATCCTCCGTCCCGGAGGCGTCGCGGTGGTCGTGACCCCGGCCAGGCGGCACCTGAGCCCGCTCGTCGAGGAGCTGTGCCTGCTCTCCGTGGACGAGGAGAAGGAGCGCAGGCTGGCGCGGAGCCTGGAGGGCTTCGTCGAGTCAGAGCGGCGCTCGATCGAGTTCGAGATGGAGCTTGGACATGACGACATCGCCCAGGTGGTCGGGATGGGCCCGAGCGCGTGGCATACCGACCCGGATGAGCTGAACCAGCGAATCACGGGATTTATCTCCCATAATGTCGCGAAAAGGCAGCAAAAAGTGCGAACGCAAGCGTCGTTTCACCTGTCTATCTTCGAGCCCGCGACCCGATCAAGGGCCGTTCCTTGACGGACGCCTGGGACTGGTGTTACTGATGGGGCATTTAGTCCGAAATTCCCCCACATTCCCTAAGTATTTCTCCGGAACAGGCGCAATACTGGACGACATCCCTCGCCCGGAGGCGTGGGGCAGCCAAGGGAGGGGGCGCACCGGATGAAGGCGGAGGAACGCTGGCAGGCCAGGTTCCGGGCGTCGCGCATGACGCTGCCGTCCTGGGCGCGCCTGGCCCCGAACCGCTCCATCTACCGCTCCAACGCCACCGGCACCTGGGAGGTCTACGCCTGGGACCGCGTGACCGGCGCCACCCGCCAGGTCACCGACCGGCCCAGGGGCACCGCGTACGCGGCCGTCGACCCCACCGGCCAGTGGATCTACTGGTTCGCCGACACCGAGGGCGACGAGTTCGGCGTGTGGTGGCGTCAGCCCTTCAACGGCGGCCCCAACGAGCCGGTGGCCCCCGACCTGCCCCCGGGCCAGCCCGGCGGCATCGCCCTGTCCACGACGGGCGTCGCGGCGATCACCATGGCCAGCGAGGGCACGTTCAAGGTCTACCTCGTACGCGACGGCGAGCCGACCAAGCTCCTGTACGAGCACGGCGAGGCCGCCTGGGTGGCCGACATGACCCTCGACGGCTCCCTTATCGCGATCAATCATGGCGAGTACGGCGACTTCCGTCACCCCGCACTCCGCGTCATCCGCCCGAACGGCCACACGGTGGGCGAGCTCTACGACGGCCCCACCAAGGGCGTCACCGGCCTCAAGTTCGCCCCGGTCGTCGGCGACCGCCGCCTGCTCGCCCTGCACGAGCGCCGCGAGCGCCACGAGCCCCTGGTCTGGGACCCGGTGACCGGCGAGCAGCGCGAGATCTGGCTGAAGGACTCCGGCGACCTCGACGCCGAGTGGTACGACGACGGCCGCGGCCTGCTCATCCTGCGCGACCACCGCGCCCGTAGCTACCTGCACCGCTACGACCTCGCGGGCGGCGGCCTGGCCCTCCTCGAGACGCCGCACGGTGTGATCGACGAGGCGGTCCCCCGGCCCGGCGGGCACGTCGAGTAC
The nucleotide sequence above comes from Nonomuraea helvata. Encoded proteins:
- a CDS encoding MBL fold metallo-hydrolase; this translates as MPHTPITVSGVEVTPLCDAVGPMGAAIRRPLAEMFLGSELQDGPWDLHFHCYLIRDAAGRLTLVDTGIGGADSPAASWAPVPGTLAGELAAAGVTPAEIGTVVLTHLHSDHAGGVVVDGRPAFENARYVLQQAELDAAGGPVFDRLLTPIKDQLHAVEGEAEVSPGVHVHLAPGHTPGHQIARVGDVAITGDLVLHPVQLDDPSIRYVYDDDQETAARTRAEVLGALRAERAILATAHFGEPFLRL
- a CDS encoding putative RNA methyltransferase, with the translated sequence MLADIVEYLVCPVCRAGVRLDADALRCADGHAYDVAKQGYVSLLIGSKPPGTADSPEMVTARARFLDAGHYAPLQDAVAETVRKYARGENGPAKREYSTETNDGAELRAYRGAEVEAGYGAGPQRLAYEPEITGGRRRAEGWAAPLIVDAGTGTGHYLAAVLNAVDDGIGMAFDVSKHAVRRAARVHPRAGAFVADVWRPLPIRDGVADVVIDVFAPRNGPEFRRILRPGGVAVVVTPARRHLSPLVEELCLLSVDEEKERRLARSLEGFVESERRSIEFEMELGHDDIAQVVGMGPSAWHTDPDELNQRITGFISHNVAKRQQKVRTQASFHLSIFEPATRSRAVP
- a CDS encoding S9 family peptidase, with amino-acid sequence MKAEERWQARFRASRMTLPSWARLAPNRSIYRSNATGTWEVYAWDRVTGATRQVTDRPRGTAYAAVDPTGQWIYWFADTEGDEFGVWWRQPFNGGPNEPVAPDLPPGQPGGIALSTTGVAAITMASEGTFKVYLVRDGEPTKLLYEHGEAAWVADMTLDGSLIAINHGEYGDFRHPALRVIRPNGHTVGELYDGPTKGVTGLKFAPVVGDRRLLALHERRERHEPLVWDPVTGEQREIWLKDSGDLDAEWYDDGRGLLILRDHRARSYLHRYDLAGGGLALLETPHGVIDEAVPRPGGHVEYSWSSASRPPIIRSTNGQVVVNHSGPPAPPSVPVEDIDVDGEGGRIHALISKPEVGSAPYPTVFLLHGGPTAHDRDVFSPEVAAWVDAGFAVVRVNYRGSTGYGSAWRDALHGDVGHIELADVAAVRRCVVDRGIADEHRIVLAGSGWGGYLTLLGLGTQPDLWAAGIAAAPIACHQTAYEDEAESLRAYHRALLGGSPDEQPARYAGSSPITYADQVKSPLLILAGEDDTRCPLRQIEKYVAKLADHGRDHEVYTYDAIRGSLVVAQRIAQLTLQLDFARKHVLDTL